The DNA region AAAATCCCCATTGCTTACTAGCCTAGCTGAAAACTCAAGCTCATCTTTAGCATTATTGCTGACCCTTGTTTTTGGAGGTTTTGTTTTTTGAAGTTCTTTTTTACCAAGCTCTAGGTATTTTTTCATATTTTTTTCTAAAAGCTCTCTTTGCTCATCGATCTTGTTTTTATTTGCTTTTAAGGCTCTATTTACAAGCTTTCTAGCCTCTTTTGCCTCCTCAATGCTTACTCCTTGTTCTAAGTCTAGGTTATTTGCCACGCAAAGAAGCTCTTTTTGCTTGTCAAAGCAAAAAATTTCGTTTTGATTATTAAGATTTTCACACACAAAGACTTCTTCGTGCGTGTATAGTTTTGGATTATAAAAGAAGCTTCCATTTAGGCTAAGCCCCTTACTTAAAACCTTTCTAAGTCTTAGCTCTCCACCTAAATACATACTTAAACTAAGCTCATCCATAGCTTGGGCATCTTCTATCTTTGCTTCATAGCTTTGCTTTGGTGTAGCACCAAGCCTATCAAGCCATTTGTTATTCATAAAATATAAGGCATAATCATCTATGCACTCTCTCATATAATCAAGGGTCTTAAGCCTTCTTTGATTTGTCTTGTAGCCCTTTTTAAGCCTTCTTTCTCTTTTAGAATAAAAAAACTCAATGGCTTGCCTCTCTTTAATATTAGCCCCTATATAACCCACTAAATTAGCAGTGAGTGAGTTTTGCAAGTCTTTAAATTTACTTTCCACATAAGGCTTAGCCCAGCCACTATATGCTGGCATTGCTTTATATTTTATATTAAGCCTTTCTAAAAGAGCCTTAGTATTTTTACTTAAAAAGGCTTTGCCATTGTCTGAATGTATGCATTTAGGCAGGCCATAAGTGCTGATGTATTTAGCGATAGCTCTTGCTATGCTTAAGCTATCCTCTGCAAAACCCAGATAAAAGCTAGCAACCCCACTATAAGTATCAATTAAAGAAATGATTGTGTATCTTTTATGCCAAGAGCATTCATCACCTTTTAAGCCGTATTTTTCATTGATAAAATCCACCTTGCAAATGGCATCAAGAGGGCTAGCATCAATTTCTACTATCTCATTAATAGTATTAACCCTCCAATTACTGACACCAAGAGCTGGTAAATGGCGGCTTATGGCTCCGTCTTCTCCATGTAAAATGATATTTTTAATAAGCTTGTTTTCTTTGAGGTATTTTTTCATAGCCCTTAAAACGCACTCATAGCTTATAAACTCATCTTTTTTGCCTAAAAAATCTTTTAAGGATAGTTTTCCCTCACTTGCCATTTCATAATTTATAATGCGGTGGATATTTGAAGCATTAAGCCTTCCTTTTTGAGCTAGCAAGGTATTTATGAAAAGCTCTTTTATCCCAAGTTTTTCAAGCTCATCTATTCTTTTGTTTTCTCTTTTATCTATGAGGGAATTAAGTCCATCTTTCAAATAGGCTTTTTGCCACATAAAAAGCTTGTTTTGCGTGAGCTTAAAGCTGTATAGTTTTTTGGCATTGATATAGCTTATAAACTCACTCGTGCTTAGCTTGCCTTTGGCTTTTTGCCATTGTTTAATTACCCTTGCTTTTTCCAAGGCTAAATTTTGCTTTTTAGCATTTGCTTTGGCAAAGTCGCTTAAGTTATTTGTATTATTTATAAGTAAATCATCTTCTGTGTTTAAGCTCTCATCTAGTATGCTATTTGCTTTATTGCTTAGTAAATTTTGCTTTACTAGCTCTTTTAAGCTTACTTTTGTAGTATTTTTACTTAGCTCATCTTTACTAGTTTCTGAGTTTTGAGAGCTCAAATTGCTAGCTTTCTTACTAGAGCCAAGCTCACATTCGCCCATCTTGTTTTTTATCTTAGAGTTTTTAAGCAAAAGATTATCATTTAATGCCTTGCTTAAAGGCTCTTTTTGTGTATTTGCCTTGTTTAAAAGTTCATTTTGTGTCTTAGTGTTGATTAAAGCTTGTATATTTGCCTTGCTTAAATCAAACTCTTTGGCACTTTGTGCTTTGTCTAAAAACTCACAGCTTATATCTTCTATGCTAAAGCCTTGCTCTACTAGCTTTGCTTCTTCCTTGCTTAAAGGTTTAGACCAGATTTGCAGGGTTTTACCGGCATGACCCTTACCTGAGGTGTATTTATATGAAAATATTTTCGTATTAACATATAAAATTTTTTCACTATTTTCAATAGCTTTTTTTGCTTTCTTTTGCAAATTTCTTAATCCAATGGAATAACTATCGCAAAATATATTAGCATTTACCCACATTAAGCCACCTCAAAGCCTTCTTTTTCAAGTAGCTCTTTAAGCTCCTTAGCCCTGCCTCTTACTCCTTTAGTTTGACCAAAAGACATATTTAAAAGCAAATTATAATCCGCCTCACTCAGTCCCTTAGATCTAGCCCAAGTGCGAAGTTTAAAGCCTTTTTGGCTCATTTGCTTAGTAAGCGAAGTATGATTTTTTCTCATTTTTACCTTTCTTGTGGTATAATCACACTTAACCGCCTACAAGATGTAAGCGGAAAAGTGATTTATAGCTTGAGCTTGAAAATAAAACAGATTTTCCAAGCTCTAAGCTTTACAACCACCTTTTTAAACTTCAAAATTTTCATTTCAAAGCCCTTAAAAGTGATATTCTTCCCACCCACCCAAACCACTTTTAAAAAAAATCTTTTTATGATACAATTCTTTTAAAAGTTATAGAATTATACGAAAATTATTTCATATTGTCAAGGAAATTTTATGGAAATAGGAAAAAAAATTCGCATAGCACGAGAAGATAAAGGTTGGACACAAGATTATTTAGCAAAACAACTTAATATTACTACTAGAA from Campylobacter sp. MIT 99-7217 includes:
- a CDS encoding Mu transposase C-terminal domain-containing protein; the encoded protein is MWVNANIFCDSYSIGLRNLQKKAKKAIENSEKILYVNTKIFSYKYTSGKGHAGKTLQIWSKPLSKEEAKLVEQGFSIEDISCEFLDKAQSAKEFDLSKANIQALINTKTQNELLNKANTQKEPLSKALNDNLLLKNSKIKNKMGECELGSSKKASNLSSQNSETSKDELSKNTTKVSLKELVKQNLLSNKANSILDESLNTEDDLLINNTNNLSDFAKANAKKQNLALEKARVIKQWQKAKGKLSTSEFISYINAKKLYSFKLTQNKLFMWQKAYLKDGLNSLIDKRENKRIDELEKLGIKELFINTLLAQKGRLNASNIHRIINYEMASEGKLSLKDFLGKKDEFISYECVLRAMKKYLKENKLIKNIILHGEDGAISRHLPALGVSNWRVNTINEIVEIDASPLDAICKVDFINEKYGLKGDECSWHKRYTIISLIDTYSGVASFYLGFAEDSLSIARAIAKYISTYGLPKCIHSDNGKAFLSKNTKALLERLNIKYKAMPAYSGWAKPYVESKFKDLQNSLTANLVGYIGANIKERQAIEFFYSKRERRLKKGYKTNQRRLKTLDYMRECIDDYALYFMNNKWLDRLGATPKQSYEAKIEDAQAMDELSLSMYLGGELRLRKVLSKGLSLNGSFFYNPKLYTHEEVFVCENLNNQNEIFCFDKQKELLCVANNLDLEQGVSIEEAKEARKLVNRALKANKNKIDEQRELLEKNMKKYLELGKKELQKTKPPKTRVSNNAKDELEFSARLVSNGDFKHLASKVSSNTQEKRFIKWENAAKKAGY